A single window of Sphingobacteriales bacterium DNA harbors:
- a CDS encoding 2-oxo acid dehydrogenase subunit E2, translated as MAEYKLLMPKMGESVIEATILSWNKTVGDKVLENELVLEVATDKVDTEILSNVSGTLQKILFEEGSVVAVGEVLAIIETSDTNVEIPIQVEKKEVLENKEAEKHIEISIKNINQQIETPKTENKQQDVNFNSNQFSPLVLNIARVENIQLEELNTIKGTGLNGRITKEDVLNYIAQRNVKQINKSEEEKIIQIESKEKIKIDENINKEIKQTQLSNNLNEEIVEMDRIRKIISKNMVDSKRISAHVSSFVECDVTKIVKWREKHKESFKKKYGFNLTYLPVFVEAIAQCIKEFPNINVSIKEDKIIYKKDINIGIATALPNGNLIVPVIKNADRKNILGLASEINTLAQKARNNQLTSDDISDGTYTVSNIGTFGNILGTPIILQPQVAIMALGIATKKPVVVEIEGEDVIAVRHMMYLSHTYDHRIVDGMLGGMFVKKVADVLQNFDITQDI; from the coding sequence ATGGCAGAGTATAAACTATTGATGCCTAAAATGGGTGAAAGCGTAATAGAAGCAACTATTTTATCTTGGAATAAAACAGTTGGAGATAAAGTTTTAGAAAATGAACTTGTATTAGAAGTTGCCACAGATAAAGTAGATACAGAAATTCTAAGTAATGTATCAGGTACACTGCAAAAAATATTATTTGAAGAAGGCAGTGTAGTTGCAGTAGGAGAAGTATTAGCAATTATAGAAACATCAGATACTAATGTTGAAATTCCTATTCAAGTTGAAAAGAAAGAAGTTCTAGAGAATAAAGAAGCAGAAAAACATATAGAAATATCAATTAAAAATATAAACCAACAAATAGAAACACCCAAAACAGAGAATAAACAACAAGATGTAAATTTTAATTCAAATCAATTTTCACCACTAGTACTAAATATTGCAAGAGTAGAAAATATTCAATTAGAAGAATTAAATACAATAAAAGGAACTGGACTAAATGGAAGAATTACAAAAGAAGACGTTTTAAACTATATTGCACAAAGAAATGTAAAGCAAATCAATAAATCAGAAGAAGAAAAAATTATTCAAATTGAATCAAAAGAAAAAATAAAAATAGACGAAAATATAAATAAAGAAATTAAGCAAACTCAACTTAGCAACAATCTAAACGAAGAAATAGTAGAAATGGATAGAATCAGAAAGATAATATCCAAAAATATGGTAGACTCTAAAAGAATTTCAGCACATGTGTCATCATTTGTTGAATGTGATGTAACAAAAATTGTGAAATGGAGAGAAAAACACAAAGAATCATTCAAGAAAAAGTACGGATTCAATTTAACCTATCTTCCAGTTTTTGTAGAAGCAATTGCACAGTGCATCAAAGAATTTCCAAATATAAATGTATCAATAAAAGAAGATAAAATAATATACAAAAAGGATATAAACATAGGAATTGCAACAGCACTTCCAAATGGAAACCTAATAGTACCAGTAATTAAAAATGCAGATAGAAAAAATATATTAGGCTTAGCATCAGAAATAAATACATTAGCACAAAAAGCAAGAAACAACCAACTAACATCAGATGATATAAGCGATGGTACATATACAGTATCCAATATCGGAACATTCGGAAACATTCTAGGCACACCAATAATATTACAACCACAAGTAGCTATCATGGCATTAGGAATAGCTACAAAAAAGCCAGTTGTAGTAGAAATTGAAGGTGAAGATGTTATTGCAGTCAGACACATGATGTATCTTTCACACACATACGACCATAGAATTGTAGATGGAATGCTAGGAGGTATGTTTGTGAAAAAAGTAGCAGATGTATTGCAAAATTTCGATATAACTCAAGATATATAA
- the tuf gene encoding elongation factor Tu — protein sequence MAKEKFVKDKPHVNVGTIGHVDHGKTTLTAAITSVLASKGFAEKKDYDSIDAAPEEKERGITINTAHVEYQTTNRHYAHVDCPGHADYVKNMVTGAAQMDGAILVCAATDGPMPQTREHILLAGQVGVPKMVVFLNKVDLVDDPELLELVEMEVRDLLSFYKFDGDNTPIIKGSALKALQGEDEGVKAIEELMEAVDTWIPLPPRPVDQPFLLPVEDVFSITGRGTVATGRIERGIVKVGESVEIVGLQEKSMTSTVTGVEMFRKLLDSGEAGDNVGLLLRGIDKTDIKRGQVICKPGSITPHTEFKAEVYVLSKEEGGRHTPFFNKYRPQFYMRTTDVTGEVSLPEGVEMVMPGDNVTITVKLIYPVAIEKGLKFAIREGGRTVGAGQVTEIIK from the coding sequence ATGGCAAAAGAAAAATTCGTAAAAGATAAACCACACGTAAACGTAGGTACTATTGGTCACGTTGACCACGGTAAAACTACTTTAACGGCTGCTATCACAAGTGTGTTAGCATCAAAAGGTTTTGCAGAAAAAAAAGATTATGACTCTATCGACGCTGCTCCAGAAGAGAAAGAGCGTGGTATCACTATCAATACTGCACACGTAGAATATCAAACTACAAACAGACACTACGCACACGTTGACTGTCCAGGTCACGCTGACTACGTAAAAAACATGGTTACTGGTGCTGCTCAAATGGACGGTGCTATTTTAGTATGTGCTGCAACTGATGGCCCAATGCCTCAAACTCGTGAGCACATCTTATTAGCAGGTCAGGTAGGTGTTCCTAAAATGGTAGTATTCTTAAATAAAGTAGACTTAGTTGATGATCCAGAATTATTAGAACTAGTTGAAATGGAAGTTAGAGACTTATTATCTTTCTATAAATTTGATGGTGACAATACGCCAATCATTAAAGGTTCTGCTTTAAAAGCATTACAAGGTGAAGACGAAGGTGTTAAAGCTATCGAAGAATTAATGGAAGCAGTAGATACTTGGATTCCATTACCTCCTCGTCCAGTTGATCAACCATTCTTATTACCAGTTGAAGACGTATTCTCAATCACAGGTCGTGGTACAGTTGCAACAGGTAGAATTGAAAGAGGTATCGTTAAAGTTGGTGAATCAGTAGAAATAGTTGGTCTTCAAGAAAAATCAATGACATCTACAGTTACTGGTGTTGAAATGTTCCGTAAATTATTAGATTCAGGTGAAGCTGGTGATAACGTAGGTTTATTATTAAGAGGTATCGATAAAACAGATATCAAAAGAGGACAAGTAATCTGTAAACCAGGTTCAATTACACCACACACTGAGTTCAAAGCAGAAGTTTACGTATTAAGCAAAGAAGAAGGTGGTCGTCACACTCCATTCTTTAACAAATATCGTCCACAATTCTATATGAGAACAACAGACGTTACTGGTGAAGTTTCATTACCAGAAGGTGTTGAAATGGTTATGCCAGGTGATAACGTAACAATTACAGTAAAATTAATCTATCCAGTAGCAATTGAAAAAGGTTTGAAATTCGCTATCCGTGAAGGTGGTAGAACTGTAGGTGCGGGTCAAGTAACAGAAATTATTAAATAA
- the secE gene encoding preprotein translocase subunit SecE translates to MDKLITFIKASYDELLNKVTWPTWKELQANAIIVIIASFLIAFLVLVMDKASMFALSNVIYNILG, encoded by the coding sequence ATGGACAAGCTAATAACATTTATCAAAGCATCTTATGATGAACTTTTAAATAAAGTTACTTGGCCAACTTGGAAAGAGTTGCAGGCTAATGCTATAATCGTTATTATTGCATCTTTCCTCATTGCGTTTTTAGTATTAGTAATGGATAAAGCTTCAATGTTTGCATTAAGTAATGTAATATATAATATTTTAGGCTAA
- the nusG gene encoding transcription termination/antitermination factor NusG has translation MIAEDKNWYVLRVISGKEKMLREYIEKEVKISKWDHIITQIVVPTEKVYKLKGGKKVIHEKNFFPGYIMIEADTKKFNGDIVQHIQNMTNVISFIERNKPIPLKKAEVNRILGKVDELEEAGGTTNEPFLVGESVKVIDGPFNDFTGTVEEVIEDKKKLRVTVKIFGRKTPVELNFMQVEKI, from the coding sequence ATGATAGCAGAAGACAAGAATTGGTACGTATTAAGAGTAATTAGCGGAAAAGAAAAAATGCTCCGTGAATATATAGAGAAAGAAGTAAAAATCTCTAAATGGGATCATATTATTACTCAAATAGTAGTGCCAACTGAAAAAGTGTATAAGCTAAAAGGTGGAAAAAAAGTAATTCATGAAAAAAACTTTTTCCCAGGTTATATTATGATCGAAGCAGACACTAAAAAATTTAATGGAGATATCGTTCAACATATTCAAAATATGACAAACGTTATTTCATTTATTGAAAGAAATAAACCAATTCCACTTAAAAAAGCAGAAGTTAATAGAATCTTAGGAAAAGTAGATGAGTTAGAAGAAGCTGGTGGAACAACAAATGAACCATTCTTAGTAGGTGAGTCTGTTAAGGTAATAGATGGTCCATTTAATGATTTTACAGGAACTGTAGAAGAAGTAATAGAAGATAAAAAGAAACTTCGTGTTACAGTAAAAATATTTGGAAGAAAAACTCCAGTGGAGTTGAATTTTATGCAAGTAGAAAAAATATAA
- the rplK gene encoding 50S ribosomal protein L11 — translation MAKEIETFIKLQVKGGQANPAPPIGPALGSKGVNIMEFCKQFNAATQDKQGKILPVVITVFKDKSFTFVIKTPPASALLLEASKAKAGSAQPHGNKIGAVSWDQVKEIATLKMPDLNCFTVESAMKMVAGTARSMGITVNGDAPWKA, via the coding sequence ATGGCAAAAGAAATAGAAACTTTTATAAAGTTACAAGTTAAAGGTGGTCAAGCTAATCCAGCACCTCCAATTGGTCCTGCTTTAGGTTCAAAAGGTGTAAACATCATGGAGTTCTGCAAACAATTTAATGCAGCTACACAAGATAAACAAGGGAAAATTCTTCCAGTAGTAATTACTGTGTTTAAAGATAAATCTTTTACTTTCGTAATCAAAACACCTCCTGCTTCCGCATTATTACTAGAAGCAAGCAAAGCCAAAGCTGGTTCTGCTCAGCCACACGGTAATAAAATAGGAGCTGTTTCATGGGATCAAGTAAAAGAAATTGCAACGCTGAAAATGCCAGATTTAAATTGCTTTACTGTAGAGTCAGCAATGAAAATGGTAGCAGGTACTGCAAGAAGTATGGGTATTACCGTGAATGGTGATGCACCATGGAAAGCATAA
- a CDS encoding 50S ribosomal protein L1 yields MKVSKKRKAVDEKFDKDKVYSLEEATNVIKSLNTTKFNSSVDVHIRLGVDPRKPDQALRGTVSLPHGTGKSKTVLVLCPAEKENEAKEAGADYVGLDEYLDKINGGWTDVDVIISTPSVMPKLGRLGKILGPRNLMPNPKSGTVTENVGDAVREVKKGKIAFKIDKFGIIHTSIGRISFDPTQISDNAKEMIGTISKMKPSSAKGIYFKSIYLATTMSPALQIDVKSIPGI; encoded by the coding sequence ATGAAAGTATCAAAAAAAAGAAAAGCAGTAGACGAAAAATTTGACAAAGACAAAGTCTATTCTTTGGAAGAAGCAACTAATGTAATCAAATCACTGAACACGACAAAATTTAATTCTTCTGTCGATGTACACATTAGATTAGGTGTAGATCCAAGAAAACCAGATCAAGCATTAAGAGGCACAGTAAGCCTTCCACATGGAACAGGAAAATCTAAAACAGTATTAGTTTTATGCCCAGCTGAGAAAGAAAATGAAGCTAAGGAAGCAGGCGCAGACTATGTTGGATTAGATGAATATCTTGATAAAATAAATGGTGGATGGACTGATGTTGATGTTATTATTTCAACACCAAGTGTTATGCCAAAACTAGGTAGATTAGGTAAAATACTTGGACCAAGAAACTTGATGCCAAATCCAAAATCAGGTACTGTAACAGAAAATGTAGGTGACGCAGTAAGAGAAGTGAAAAAAGGTAAAATTGCATTCAAAATTGATAAATTTGGTATTATTCATACATCTATAGGTAGAATATCTTTCGATCCTACTCAGATTTCTGATAATGCTAAAGAGATGATTGGAACAATTTCAAAAATGAAACCATCTTCAGCTAAAGGTATTTACTTCAAAAGTATATATTTAGCTACTACCATGAGTCCTGCACTACAAATTGATGTGAAAAGTATTCCTGGAATTTAA
- a CDS encoding 50S ribosomal protein L10: protein MTRAEKQATIDSLKDTFASNTYFYFTDTSGLNVEDISKLRRICFEKGIQIQVAKNTFIKKALDACGKYTDEYEPVLHGTTALMFSETGNLPAKVLKDFRGDKDKPVLKAASIDSALFIGDNQLAALVALKSKNELIGDVIGLLQSPAKNVISALKSSSNKIAGLVKALEERNN, encoded by the coding sequence ATGACAAGAGCTGAAAAACAAGCAACGATAGATAGTTTAAAAGATACATTTGCATCAAATACATATTTCTATTTTACAGATACATCTGGACTTAATGTTGAAGATATAAGTAAACTAAGAAGAATATGTTTTGAGAAAGGTATTCAAATACAAGTTGCAAAAAACACATTTATTAAGAAAGCATTAGATGCATGTGGTAAATACACAGATGAGTATGAGCCAGTTTTACATGGTACTACAGCATTAATGTTTAGCGAAACTGGAAATCTTCCGGCAAAAGTATTGAAAGATTTTAGAGGAGATAAAGATAAACCAGTGCTTAAAGCAGCAAGTATTGATTCTGCACTATTTATTGGTGATAATCAACTAGCAGCATTAGTAGCATTGAAATCTAAAAACGAATTAATTGGTGATGTAATAGGATTATTACAATCTCCAGCTAAAAACGTAATCTCTGCATTAAAATCTAGCAGTAACAAAATTGCTGGTCTAGTTAAAGCATTAGAAGAAAGAAATAACTAA
- the rplL gene encoding 50S ribosomal protein L7/L12: MADIKALAEQLVNLTVKEVNELADVLKSEYGIEPAAAAVAVAAAPAGGGAAAAEEKTSFDVILKDGGAQKLGVVKVVKELTGLGLKEAKELVDGAPKAVKEGVSKDEAESVKAKLEEAGATVELK; the protein is encoded by the coding sequence ATGGCTGATATTAAAGCATTAGCAGAACAACTGGTAAACTTAACAGTTAAAGAAGTAAATGAACTTGCAGACGTTCTAAAATCTGAGTATGGTATTGAACCAGCAGCAGCAGCTGTAGCTGTAGCAGCAGCACCAGCAGGTGGTGGAGCAGCAGCAGCAGAAGAGAAAACATCTTTTGATGTAATCTTAAAAGATGGTGGCGCACAAAAATTAGGAGTAGTTAAAGTTGTAAAAGAACTTACAGGACTAGGACTAAAAGAAGCTAAAGAATTAGTGGATGGCGCACCTAAAGCTGTGAAAGAAGGTGTTTCTAAAGACGAAGCAGAATCTGTAAAAGCTAAGTTAGAAGAAGCTGGAGCAACTGTAGAGTTAAAATAA